In the Hordeum vulgare subsp. vulgare chromosome 7H, MorexV3_pseudomolecules_assembly, whole genome shotgun sequence genome, one interval contains:
- the LOC123411635 gene encoding transcription factor TGAL3-like isoform X1, which yields MHHHPHPGPFHVFRAERGVPAGYHHHIGDGAAQLPPELHHPRSPNPSSKSSSNVTVANFPSLASPHGVVGTLGMAAPGMALAAAEADRFCLPRAAAQQFENWGDSVSGIVVSSPLTETSTDLGDSGEKHHALMGCGGGAGTGAGGGAHSQRRVGCVDSSERTGDEKTARRLAQNREAARKSRIRKKAYLSQLETSRSKLTHLEQELQRARQQGIFIAGGGSGDCSSGGALAFDLEYARWLDDHQRHINNLRVAVIADISDDELRILVESVLLHHDEFFRLKNLATKADVFHVLSGMWMSPAERFFMWLGGFRSSEILKVLASHLEPLTDQQLMGICNLQQSSQQAEDALSQGMEALQQALAETLAAAAGGGPLAGADNVTNYMGQMAIAMGKLSTLENFLRQGDLLRQQTLQQMHRILTTRQAARALLVISDYFSRLRALSSLWLARPRD from the exons ATGCATCACCACCCTCACCCTGGGCCTTTCCACGTCTTCAG GGCGGAGCGTGGCGTCCCGGCTGGATACCACCACCACATCGGAGATGGCGCCGCGCAGCTCCCCCCCGAGCTCCACCACCCCCGCA GCCCCAACCCCAGCTCCAAGTCGTCCAGCAACGTCACCGTCGCCAACTTCCCATCGCTCGCCAGTCCG CATGGAGTAGTGGGGACGCTGGGCATGGCGGCGCCGGGGATGGCactggcggcggcggaggccgaCCGGTTCTGCCTGCCGAGGGCGGCTGCGCAGCAGTTTGAGAACTGGGGCGACTCCGTCTCCGGCATCGTCGTCTCTAGCCCGCTCACCGAGACCTCCACAGACCTCGGCGATAGCGGCGAGAAGCACCACGCCCTCATG GGCTGTGGTGGTGGCGCTGGCACCGGCGCCGGCGGAGGGGCGCATTCCCAACGACGGGTGGGGTGTGTCGATTCCTCTGAAAGAACAGGAGATGAGAAG ACCGCACGGAGGCTTGCGCAGAATCGGGAGGCGGCCCGGAAAAGTCGAATCAGGAAGAAG GCTTACCTTTCCCAGCTGGAAACCAGCCGATCCAAGCTGACACACCTTGAGCAAGAGCTTCAGAGGGCAAGGCAGCAG GGAATCTTCATCGCCGGTGGTGGCTCCGGTGACTGCTCAAGCGGAG GTGCCTTGGCGTTCGATTTGGAGTATGCGCGATGGCTCGACGACCACCAGCGCCACATCAACAACCTCAGGGTGGCCGTGATCGCGGACATCAGCGACGACGAGCTGCGCATCCTCGTCGAGTCCGTGCTGCTGCACCACGACGAGTTCTTCAGGCTCAAGAACCTGGCGACCAAGGCCGACGTGTTCCATGTCCTGTCAGGCATGTGGATGAGCCCCGCCGAGCGGTTCTTCATGTGGCTCGGCGGGTTCCGCTCGTCGGAGATCCTCAAG GTACTCGCCAGCCACCTTGAGCCGCTGACGGACCAGCAGCTGATGGGCATCTGCAACCTGCAGCAGTCGTCGCAGCAGGCGGAGGACGCGCTGTCGCAGGGGATGGAGGCCCTGCAGCAGGCGCTGGCGGAGACCCTTGccgcggcggcggggggcgggcCGCTGGCCGGCGCCGACAACGTGACCAACTACATGGGGCAGATGGCCATCGCCATGGGGAAGCTGAGCACGCTGGAGAACTTCCTCCGGCAGGGCGACCTCCTGAGGCAGCAGACCCTGCAGCAGATGCACCGGATCCTGACGACCCGGCAGGCCGCCCGCGCGCTGCTCGTCATCAGCGACTACTTCTCCCGGCTACGGGCTCTGAGCTCCCTTTGGCTGGCGCGGCCGAGGGACTAG
- the LOC123411635 gene encoding transcription factor TGAL3-like isoform X2, which produces MAPRSSPPSSTTPADLCVPALMNAFGWPCDCEGPNPSSKSSSNVTVANFPSLASPHGVVGTLGMAAPGMALAAAEADRFCLPRAAAQQFENWGDSVSGIVVSSPLTETSTDLGDSGEKHHALMGCGGGAGTGAGGGAHSQRRVGCVDSSERTGDEKTARRLAQNREAARKSRIRKKAYLSQLETSRSKLTHLEQELQRARQQGIFIAGGGSGDCSSGGALAFDLEYARWLDDHQRHINNLRVAVIADISDDELRILVESVLLHHDEFFRLKNLATKADVFHVLSGMWMSPAERFFMWLGGFRSSEILKVLASHLEPLTDQQLMGICNLQQSSQQAEDALSQGMEALQQALAETLAAAAGGGPLAGADNVTNYMGQMAIAMGKLSTLENFLRQGDLLRQQTLQQMHRILTTRQAARALLVISDYFSRLRALSSLWLARPRD; this is translated from the exons ATGGCGCCGCGCAGCTCCCCCCCGAGCTCCACCACCCCCGCA GATCTATGCGTGCCCGCTCTGATGAATGCGTTTGGTTGGCCTTGTGACTGTGAAGGCCCCAACCCCAGCTCCAAGTCGTCCAGCAACGTCACCGTCGCCAACTTCCCATCGCTCGCCAGTCCG CATGGAGTAGTGGGGACGCTGGGCATGGCGGCGCCGGGGATGGCactggcggcggcggaggccgaCCGGTTCTGCCTGCCGAGGGCGGCTGCGCAGCAGTTTGAGAACTGGGGCGACTCCGTCTCCGGCATCGTCGTCTCTAGCCCGCTCACCGAGACCTCCACAGACCTCGGCGATAGCGGCGAGAAGCACCACGCCCTCATG GGCTGTGGTGGTGGCGCTGGCACCGGCGCCGGCGGAGGGGCGCATTCCCAACGACGGGTGGGGTGTGTCGATTCCTCTGAAAGAACAGGAGATGAGAAG ACCGCACGGAGGCTTGCGCAGAATCGGGAGGCGGCCCGGAAAAGTCGAATCAGGAAGAAG GCTTACCTTTCCCAGCTGGAAACCAGCCGATCCAAGCTGACACACCTTGAGCAAGAGCTTCAGAGGGCAAGGCAGCAG GGAATCTTCATCGCCGGTGGTGGCTCCGGTGACTGCTCAAGCGGAG GTGCCTTGGCGTTCGATTTGGAGTATGCGCGATGGCTCGACGACCACCAGCGCCACATCAACAACCTCAGGGTGGCCGTGATCGCGGACATCAGCGACGACGAGCTGCGCATCCTCGTCGAGTCCGTGCTGCTGCACCACGACGAGTTCTTCAGGCTCAAGAACCTGGCGACCAAGGCCGACGTGTTCCATGTCCTGTCAGGCATGTGGATGAGCCCCGCCGAGCGGTTCTTCATGTGGCTCGGCGGGTTCCGCTCGTCGGAGATCCTCAAG GTACTCGCCAGCCACCTTGAGCCGCTGACGGACCAGCAGCTGATGGGCATCTGCAACCTGCAGCAGTCGTCGCAGCAGGCGGAGGACGCGCTGTCGCAGGGGATGGAGGCCCTGCAGCAGGCGCTGGCGGAGACCCTTGccgcggcggcggggggcgggcCGCTGGCCGGCGCCGACAACGTGACCAACTACATGGGGCAGATGGCCATCGCCATGGGGAAGCTGAGCACGCTGGAGAACTTCCTCCGGCAGGGCGACCTCCTGAGGCAGCAGACCCTGCAGCAGATGCACCGGATCCTGACGACCCGGCAGGCCGCCCGCGCGCTGCTCGTCATCAGCGACTACTTCTCCCGGCTACGGGCTCTGAGCTCCCTTTGGCTGGCGCGGCCGAGGGACTAG